A genomic segment from Ptychodera flava strain L36383 chromosome 19, AS_Pfla_20210202, whole genome shotgun sequence encodes:
- the LOC139119197 gene encoding WD repeat and FYVE domain-containing protein 2-like, with protein sequence MAAEIRQKPGPRRPVLLNKLEGCNDTVNKAIILPKEDGVISVSDDRTIRVWLKRDSGQYWPSICHSMPAGCSSMDFNSETGRLFVGLDNGTISEFVLSDDFNRMTQKRNYLAHQSRVTGVLFSLLSEWVLSVGRDKYFQWHCSETGRRLGGYQSSSWCTCLQYDGESKHAFVGDYAGSISVLKVEDNNCSLITTLKGHSGSIRSMAWDIERRLLFSGSFDQSIIVWDIGGQQGTAYELQGHTEKVQALAYSSQSRQLFSGGADNRIVIWNMDIQRQETPEWADSDICQKCEAPFFWNFKKMWSEKTLGIRQHHCRKCGKAVCNPCSGSKSTIPIMGFEFEVRVCEECYEKITDDDRAPMATFHDGKHAVIDMYLNEVKGQLITCGTDKVIKLWDVRSIIM encoded by the exons ATGGCGGCGGAGATACGACAGAAACCTGGGCCGCGTAGGCCTGTCTTGTTAAATAAGCTAGAGGGCTGTAACGATACTGTTAACAAGGCCATTATTTTACCTAAAGAAGATGGAGTAATCAGTGTTAGTGACGACAG AACAATTCGAGTATGGTTGAAGAGAGACAGTGGCCAGTACTGGCCCAGTATATGTCACAGTATGCCAG cGGGGTGTTCATCGATGGACTTCAACTCAGAAACAGGAAGGCTGTTTGTGGGACTTGACAATGGAACAATCTCAGAATTTGTCTTGTCTGATGATTTTAACAGAATGACACAAAAAAGAAACTATCTCG CACATCAGAGCCGGGTCACTGGCGTTTTATTTAGCCTTTTATCAGAGTGGGTATTAAGCGTTGGACGTGATAAGTATTTCCAATGGCACTGCAGTGAGACTGGACGAAGGTTAGGTGGCTACCAGTCATCATCCTGGTGCACTTGTTTGCA ATATGACGGAGAGTCAAAACATGCATTTGTTGGCGATTACGCCGGTAGTATTAGTGTTCTCAAAGTTGAAGACAACAACTGTAGTCTCATTACCACACTCAAAGGCCATTCAG GTAGTATTCGAAGCATGGCCTGGGACATTGAAAGGCGATTGCTGTTTTCTGGTAGTTTTGATCAGTCTATAATTGTGTGGGACATTGGCGGACAGCAAGGTACAGCCTATGAACTGCAAGGACACAC agaaaaagttcAAGCACTTGCATATTCATCACAGTCCAGACAGTTATTTTCCGGTGGCGCTGATAACAGGATAGTCATCTGGAATATGGACATACAAAGACAAGAG ACTCCAGAATGGGCAGATAGCGATATTTGTCAGAAGTGTGAAGCACCATTCTTCtggaatttcaagaaaatgtgGTCAGAGAAAACGCTAGGAATAAGACAG CATCATTGCAGGAAATGTGGCAAGGCAGTGTGTAACCCATGCAGTGGATCAAAGTCTACCATACCGATAATGGGATTTGAATTTGAAGTCCGTGTTTGTGAAGAGTGCTATGAAAAAATCACTGATGATGA CCGTGCTCCAATGGCCACGTTTCACGACGGCAAACATGCAGTCATAGACATGTATTTAAATGAGGTGAAAGGTCAACTTATAACATGTGGAACAGACAAAGTCATTAAG CTATGGGATGTCCGGTCAATTATCATGTAG